The genomic stretch ATGCCGCGACGCTTGGCATCCATGGGGCTGGCGAAAGTCACCGTTTCGCCGCGATAGCTTATCGTACCGCTGTCTTGCGGGAAACTTCCGGCCATGACGCGCATGAGCGTACTTTTACCGGCGCCGTTTTCGCCGCATAGTGCATGCACTTCGCCCGGCAGCACGTCGAACGTGACGTCCGAAAGCGCAATCACGCCCGGAAATGTCCTTCCGACGCCTTCGAGTGAAATGATCGCCCCCTGCGTTGCTTCGGGCTGCGATTGCAATGGTTGCGGCGCAATCGACATCTGAGAGCCTCCCTTGATTGGCGCGAGCGTCATTCGGCTGTCTTGCTTGCACGGTTGAGCTGTCTGTCCAGAACGAGCGCTGCGATCAGCGCCAACCCCATGATGCCCGGGATGTAGAAGGGGGCAACGTGAAGCATGTTGAGGCCGTTGCGCAGGATGGCCAGTGCCAGCACCGCCGCGAATGTTCCGATCAGGTCGCCCTTGCCGCCGCGCAGACGGGTGCCGCCGAGGACGACAGCGATCACTGCCCACAACTCATAATCCTTGCCGTAGCTGGGCGTGGCCGCTCCCAGGTTGGCCGCCATGGCGACCCCACATATCGCCGCCATCAATCCGCAGATGATGAAGTTGATCACGACATGCCGCGACACGGGAATCCCGGCATTTGTCGATGCCGATCGGCTTCCGCCAATGGCGTAGGTATTCCTGCCGTGCACGGTACGCCGAAGCATCCATTGGAAACACAACACGGCAGTCAGAAATATAAAGGGGATCAGCGTGACCGGGCCGACATGCAACATGGTGAGGTCGTACAGCTGTTCGTCGATCGCCGACAAGGAGGTGTCGCCGGCGTACAGGAACGCCAAACCCCTCGTGCCAATCATCCCAGCGAGCGTTATGATGAACGAGCTGACACCCAGGCGCTCAACGGCGAGCCCGTTCAGGAGGCCAAGACAGAGGCCGCTACCTAACGCTACGGCAATCGCGCCTGCCAACCCGATCTGCTCTTGCATGCCGATGACGAGACAAGACGAGAGGCCGACGACCGCCCCGACGCTGAGGTCGATGTTTCCACTGATGATGACGGGAGTGAGGCCGGTGGCAAGCAGACCGACCAGCGCGCACTGGAAGAGCACATTCGACAGGTTGTAGGCCGTCAGAAAGTGTGAGGTGGTCACGGAAAAGAAAATGAAGAGCCCCAGACCGAGCAGCCAGACGGGGTTTCGGGCCAGGTATCTCACGGATTCCACGAGCCTCATTCCTGCATGAGGGCCGTGCGCTGCCTCTTGCCGGCTGCTTGCCATTTTGATGTCCCCGATGCTCATGCGAGAACCCTACCGCGCCGGGAGGCTACGTCCGCCCATACGACACCGATAATCACGACCCACGAAACCAGCCACTGCACGTAATAAGGCAGGCCGATGAGCAGGAGCGCGTTTTGTATAAATCCCAACAGGACCACGCCAATAATGGTGCGGCCGATACCGCCGTCACCGCCGGCCAGGCTTGTCCCTCCGAGGATAACCGCCGACAGCACCTGCAGCTCGAGGCCTGAACCAGAGTTGTTTTGCGCTGCCATCACCCGTGAGCTGAAGACGATGGCCGCCATCCCCGTCAACGTGCCGGAAATCATATAGCAAGTGAAAAGCACCTGCCTGGCGGCTATGGATGAGAAGCGACTGGCGATCTCGTTGCCACCGACGGAGAAGACCTCCCTGCCGAACCGGGTCATTCCAAGCAGGATTGCGGTCAATGCCGCAAGCAGGAGAAAGATCAGCACCGGGATCGGGACGTCGAGCAGGTAGCCGCGGCCGATCACCGCGAACCACGTAGCCTCAGGCCGATCGATGAGGGCATTCTGTCCGCTCGTCCAAACGAGGGCGACCGCCTGGAGAACCGAAAGCATGCCAAGAGTGGCAATCAATGAGTTCAGCCGAAGGATCGCGACGAGGAACCCATTTATGCACCCGACCACCAAGCCGATGATGATCGGGACAGTGACCGCGGCGACGGGCGATATCTCGTCGTGAAGTGTGATTGCCACCACGGCGCAAAGCGACAGAAGCGAACCCACGGTCAGGTCCAGGCGGCCGGCTATGACCACGAATGTCACGCCAAGGGCAATTATCCCCGTCACGGATATCTGCCTCAGCATCTGGGTGATGTTGTCGAAGCTGAACAGGCCCGGCACCGTCGCGCCACCCGTCAGGAGGACCAGCACGGCTGCCGCGATCAGCAGCTGGCGCGCGGATGGCCGACCGATGTCTTTCATATGCTTCTCCCCGGCGACCGCGTCCCTTCAAGGTCCAAGCTGTTACATGTTATCACAGCATAAGGCAGTCGAATACGAGCCGCTATGTCGTTAGACGTTCAGTTTGTAGGTCTCGATGGCATTGTCGCGGTACAGCGCCCGCAGTTCAGAACCGCCGAGCTTCGACATGACCTGATCGACGGCATGGACCCAGCCCACATAGGACACGGCGTTGGTCGCCACGGGCCA from Mesorhizobium sp. NZP2077 encodes the following:
- a CDS encoding ABC transporter permease, with translation MSIGDIKMASSRQEAAHGPHAGMRLVESVRYLARNPVWLLGLGLFIFFSVTTSHFLTAYNLSNVLFQCALVGLLATGLTPVIISGNIDLSVGAVVGLSSCLVIGMQEQIGLAGAIAVALGSGLCLGLLNGLAVERLGVSSFIITLAGMIGTRGLAFLYAGDTSLSAIDEQLYDLTMLHVGPVTLIPFIFLTAVLCFQWMLRRTVHGRNTYAIGGSRSASTNAGIPVSRHVVINFIICGLMAAICGVAMAANLGAATPSYGKDYELWAVIAVVLGGTRLRGGKGDLIGTFAAVLALAILRNGLNMLHVAPFYIPGIMGLALIAALVLDRQLNRASKTAE
- a CDS encoding ABC transporter permease, with amino-acid sequence MKDIGRPSARQLLIAAAVLVLLTGGATVPGLFSFDNITQMLRQISVTGIIALGVTFVVIAGRLDLTVGSLLSLCAVVAITLHDEISPVAAVTVPIIIGLVVGCINGFLVAILRLNSLIATLGMLSVLQAVALVWTSGQNALIDRPEATWFAVIGRGYLLDVPIPVLIFLLLAALTAILLGMTRFGREVFSVGGNEIASRFSSIAARQVLFTCYMISGTLTGMAAIVFSSRVMAAQNNSGSGLELQVLSAVILGGTSLAGGDGGIGRTIIGVVLLGFIQNALLLIGLPYYVQWLVSWVVIIGVVWADVASRRGRVLA